AGCAGGCCGACGCGCATCGTCGGCATGGCGGCCAACGGCATGGAGGCGCTGCGCCTGCTCGAGGCCGAGCCGGCCGACGTGGTGCTGGCCGACATCCGCATGCCGGTGATGGACGGGGTCGAACTCGCCCGCCACCTCGGCAGGCTGGCGTCTCCGCCGGCGGTCGTCTTCGTCACCGCCTACGACCAGTACGCGGTGCAGGCCTTCGAGCTGGCTGCGGTCGACTACCTGCTCAAGCCGGTGCGTGCCGAGCGCCTGGCGGCGGCGCTCGCCCGCGCCGAGGCGCGCCGGCCGGTGGCGGACGATGCGGCGCTCGTCGGGCTGGCACCGGCGGAACGCCAGCATTTCAGCGTCGGCGAGCGCGGGCGCATCCTGCTGCTGCCGGTGGGCGAGGTGCTCTACCTGCGCGCCGAGCTGAAGTACGTGACCGCGCGCACCGCCGAGCGCGAATACGTGCTCGACGAGTCGCTGGTGCAGCTGGAGGAGGAATTCCCGCGCCGCTTCCTGCGCCTGCATCGCAACTGCCTGGTCGCGCGCGATGCGGTGCACGGCGCCGAGCGCGCCGGCGAGCCGGACGGTGGCGACGCGCACTGGGCGGTGCTGATCCGCGGCGTGCCCGAGCGCCTGCCGGTCAGCCGCCGGCAGTGGCCGGTGGTGAGGCAGATGCTCGGGCTCTGACGTGGACTTCGCTCAGCCGCTGTTGCGCAGCCCCGCGGCGATACCGTTGATCGAGATGTGGATGCCGATGCGGATGCGCTCGTCGGTGCTGGCGTTGCCGGCCGTCGCCTCGCGGTGGCGGCTCAGCATCTCGACCTGGACGTGGTTGAGCGGGTCGAGATAGGGGAAGCGGTTGCGGATCGAGCGCTTGAGCAGCGGGTTGCCGTCGAGCAGTTCGCGCTGGCCGGTGATCTGCAGCACCGCCTCGACGGTGGCCTGGTGTTCGGCGCGGATGCGGCTGAAGATCGCCTCGCGCAGCGCCACGTCCTTGACCAGCTCGGCATAGCGGCTGGCGATCGCGAGGTCGGTCTTGGCCAGCACCATGTCCATGTTCGACAGCAGGGTCTGGAAGAAGGGCCACTCGCGGCTCATGCGCTGCAGCAGCGCCAGGCCGTCGTCCGGGCGCGCGGCGAGGAAGTCGCGCACCGCGCTGCCGAAGCCGTACCAGCCCGGCAGCATCACCCGGCACTGCGACCAGCTGAACACCCAGGGGATCGCGCGCAGGTCCTCGATCGCCGTGCTCTTCTTGCGCGAGGCCGGGCGCGAGCCGATGTTGAGCGCCGCGATCTCGCTGATCACGGTCGATTCCCAGAAGTAGCGCTCGAAGCCCTCGGTCTCGTAGACGAGGCCGCGGTAGGCGGCGAAGGCCGCGTCCGAGAGCGCCTGCATGGCGTCGAGGAAGGCCGGCGGCGTCGGGCTGGCGCTGGCCGGGCGCAGGCTGGTCTCGAGCGTGGCGGCGACCAGCACCTCGAGGTTGCGCCGGCCGACCTCCGGGTTTCCATACTTGGCGCCGATCACCTCGCCCTGTTCGGTGAGGCGGATCTGGCCCTGCACCGCGCCCTCGGGCTGGGCGAGGATGGCCTGGTAGCTCGGTCCGCCGCCGCGGCCCACCGAGCCGCCGCGGCCGTGGAACAGGCGCAGGCGCACGCCATGGCGAGCGAAGGTGTCGACCAGCTCGCCCTCGGCCTTGTACAGCGCCCAGCCCGAGGTCAGGAAGCCGCCATCCTTGTTGCTGTCGGAATAGCCCAGCATCACCTCCTGGGTCTGCGCGCGCGATTCGAGCAGGGCGCGGTAGGCGGGCAGCGCGAAGATGCGGTCCATGACCTCGGCGGCGTTCTCGAGGTCGCCGATGGTCTCGAACAGCGGCACGATGTTCACGTCGAGCGCGTTCTCCAGCGGGCGCAGCAGGCCGGCCTCCTTGAGCAGCACGGCCAGCTCGAGCAGGTCGGAGACGTCGTCGGTCTTGGAGATGATGCAGTTGCGGATCGCCCCGGCGCCGTAGCGCTGGTGCGCGCGGCGCGCGGCGCGGAAGATCGCCAGTTCGCCCTCGGTCTCGTCCGCGTACCGGACGTGGGGCGAGGCGAGCGGGCGGGCGGTGGCGAGTTCTTCCAGCAGCAGCGCGCAGCGCGCCGCCTCGTCGAGGCTCGAGTAGGCGCTGCCCGGGCGGGCGACCTCGAGCAGCTCGGCGACCACGCGCTCATGCACGTCCGAGTTCTGGCGCAGATCGATCGGGGCGAGGTGAAAGCCGAAGACCTTCACCGCGCGCCGCAGGTGGCGCAGCCGCCCGCGCGCGAGCGCCGCCGAGCCGTTGGCCACCAGCGAGCGGTGCAGGACCTCGAGATCGGCGGCGAGTGCGGTCGCGTCCGGGTAGGGCGTCGCCTCGGCGACCGCATGGCGCGCCGGCGCATGGCCGAGCAGCGCGCGATGGGTGGCGGCGAGCCGCGCGTAGATGCCGGAGATGGCGCGCCGGTAGGGCTCGTCGCTGCGATGCGGGGAGTGGTCGGGCGAGGCCTCCGCGAGCGCCAGCAGCGCGTCCGAGGCCGACACCAGGCCGATGCCGAGCGAGAGCTGCGAGCCGAGGATGTGGAGTTCGTCGAGGTAGTAGCCGAGCGCCACCGCGCATTGCATCGCGAGCGCGCGCTCGAGCACCTCGGCGGTGACGAAGGGGTTGCCGTCGCGGTCGCCGCCGATCCAGCTCCCGACCTGCAGGAAGGCGGCGAGCTCGGGCGCGCCGAGGGCCGGATCGGCCGCGGCGAGGCGGTCCTCGAGGCTGGCGTAGAGGCGCGGCAGCTCGCGCAGGAAGGTGGTCTCGAAGTAGGACAGGCCGTTGTTGACCTCGTCGATCACCGACAGCTTGGCGGTGCGCAGCATGCGCGTCTGCCACAGCGTCAGCACCGCGCGGCGCAAGGCCTCGAGGTTGGCCTCGGCCTCCTCGGGGGTGAGCTGCATGCGGTCGCGCTCGTCGAGCAGGCGGGCGAGCACGGTCTCGCAGTTGAGGATGCTCTTTCGCTGCACCTCGGTGGGATGGGCGGTGAGCACCGGCGAGACCAGCGCGGTGTCGAAGAAGCCGAGCAGGGACTCGGCATCGGTGGTGCCGCTGGCCAGCGCCTGTTCGAGCGCGTGGGCGAGGCTGCCCTCGCGCGGCGCGGAGCCGGCGATCAGGTGGGCGCGGCTGCGGCGGATGTGGTGCTGGTCCTCGGCGATGTTGGCCAGGTGCGAGAAATAGCTGAAGGCGCGCACGACCTGGATGGTCTGCTCGCGCGACAGGGCGTCGAGGATCGCCTCGAGCTCGCGCCGTGCGGCGATGTCGTCGTCGCGGCGGAAGCGCACCGAATTCTGGCGGATGCGTTCGATGAGCTCGAATGCGGCTGCGCCCTGCTGGTCGCGCACGGTGTCGCCGAGCAGGCGGCCGAGCAGGCGGATGTCTTCACGCAGCGGGGCGTCCTTGTCCTGGGTCATTTCGTTCCTGGTTCCGTGTTCTGGGGGCGAGGGAGGGTTGAAGGAGAGGGTGATCAGGGTCTCGCGGCCAGCGCCGCGCGGCCGTCGTCGATCGCGTTCTCGACGTACTGGCCGTAGAAATCGGCCAGCCGCATGCCGACGATCGGCTCGCCCAGCGTGCGGCCGTCGGCGTCGAGCACGGCTACGGTGGGCGTGAATTTCGCGCCCAGCTGCCGGGCCAGGCGCCGGTGCGTCGACGGCTTGCCGGCGAAATCGACGAGCGCGGCGTCCGAGTCCATGTCGATCTGCCTGAACAGGGCGCGCTGCGCGTTGGCCGGGTCCTTCGCCATCGGCACCAGGTAGGTTCGCGCCTGGTCGCAGTAGCTGCAGTCGGCCTGGCTGTAGAGCACCACCATCGGCATCTTCGCCGCGCGCATCGCGGCACCGTCCGCGCCCAGGTCCGCGGCCTTCGGCAGGCCCGGCTGGGCAGCCGAGAGTGCGATCGGCACGCATGCTAGAATGCCGGCCAGACCGCGCACCATAGGTGCCAACCCTGATGCTGCGTTGCGGCAATTGTCAGGCGTTGTCCGCATGAAAACTTCCTGTCAGGTGAAATCCCATCGTGAGCCAAGCGACCCCCGAGCGCATCGTCATCGCCACCCGTGAAAGCCGTCTCGCCCTGTGGCAGGCCGAGCACATCAAGGCCCGGCTCGAGGCATTGTATCCCGGCTGCCGCGTCGAGCTTCTGGGCATGACCACCCGCGGCGACCAGATCCTCGATCGTCCGCTCGCCAAGGTCGGCGGCAAGGGCCTGTTCGTCAAGGAGCTGGAGACCGCGCTGCTCGACGGCCGCGCCGACATCGCCGTGCATTCGATGAAGGACGTGCCGATGGAGATGGGGCCGGACTTCGCGCTGCCCTGCATCACCACGCGCGAGGTGCCGCTCGACGCCTTCGTGTCCAATCGCTACGAGAGCCTGGCCGACATGCCGCCGGGCGCGGTGGTCGGCACCTCCTCGCTGCGCCGCGAATCGCAGATCCACGCGCAGTATCCCTTCCTGGCGGTGACCAGCCTGCGCGGCAACCTCGACACCCGCCTGCGCAAGCTCGACGAGGGGCAGTACGACGCGATCATCCTCGCCGCTGCCGGCCTGACCCGGCTCGGTCTGGGCGAGCGCATCCGTTCGGTGATGCCGGCCGAGGTTTCGCTGCCGGCCGCGGGCCAGGGCGCGCTCGGCATCGAATGCCTGGCCGCGCGCAAGGACGTGATCGGCTGGCTGCAGCCGCTGGTCGATGCCGACACCGCCGCCTGCGTGCTCGCCGAGCGTGCGGTCGCTCGTGCGCTGGCGGGCAGCTGCGAGGTGCCGCTCGGCGCCTATGCGGTGATGCGCGAAGGGCAGCTGTGGCTGCGCGGCTTCGTCGCCCGCCCGGACGGCAGCGAGATCGTCCGCGCCGAGCGCGCCGGCGCGGCGGCCGATGCCGAGTCTCTGGGGCGTGCCTTGGCCGACGAGCTGCGCGCGCAGGGCGCGGAAGCGATCCTGGCCGACATCGGCTGACGGCGCGGCAACGGGTCCGCCGATGACGATGTGCCAGGAGAGCACCGTGCCAGCCGCAGGCCCCCTGGCGGGGCGGACGCTGGTGGTCATGCGCCCGCGCGAGCAGGCGGGCAGCCTGTGCGAGCGCATCCGCGCCGCCGGTGGCGAGGCGCTGCTGTTCCCCGTGATCGCGGTCGGGCCGGCGCTCGATTCCGCGCCGCTCGAGGACATCGTCGGCCGCCTCGACGACTTCGACCTGGCCTTCTTCGTCAGCCCCAACGCGGCCAATTACGCGATGCGCTTCATCCTGCCGCGGCGCGCATGGCCGGCGACGCTCAAGGTCGCCACCGTCGGCAAGGGCAGCGAGCGCGTGCTGCGCGGCTACGGTTTCGAGCACGTGATCGCACCCGCGGACGGCTTCGACAGCGAGGCGGTGATCGCGCTGCCCGAGTTCGCGGCCGAGGCCGTGGCCGGGCGCAAGGTCCTGATCCTGCGTGGCGACGGCGGGCGCGAATTGCTCGCCGACACCTTGCGCGAACGCGGTGCGCGCGTGGAATATGTCACCTGCTACCGTCGTTTCTGCCCCGATGCCGACCCGGCGCTGCTGCTGCAGCCGGTGGCGCGCGGCGAGGTCGATGGCCTTCTGCTCACCAGCAGCGAGGGCGTGCGCAACCTCCGTCAGATGCTGGGCGCGGAGGGCTTGGCCGCACTGCTGCCGGTGACGGTGTTCGCCACCCACCCCCGCATCGGGGCGCAGGCGCGGGAAGCCGGGTTTGCCGACATCGTGGAGACGCCCGCCGGCGATGACGGGCTGATGCAGGCGCTTGTGAATCACTTTGGCTGGAGCCTAAAACAATGAAGGAAGAGATTCCTGCCCTGATCCAGTCGCCGACGGCGCAGCATTCGTCCGCGAAAGACGAGCAAGGAGGCGCGCGCACGGAGGCGCGCGACGCCGAGCACAGCCGTGAGCCCGTGTCCGCCGAGGCGCGGGTATCGACGCCGCCAGCCGCCGGCGATCCGGCCGAGCCCGCACGCAGTCCCGCCGCATGGTGGGCTCTGCTGCTAGCCCTGATCGCGCTCGGGGGCACCGGGTGGGCCGTCTGGCAGGCGCGGGACACCCGCCTGCAGTCCTTCGAGCTGCGCGAGGAACTTGCGCGCCGCCTGTCGGAGGGCGAATCGATCGCCACCGAGGCGCGCGGCATCGTGCGCCAGCAGCAGGAAGTGATCGCCTCGCTGCAGGGCAAGCTCGGCGTGCTCGAATCCAAGGTCGAGACCACCGAGGGGCAGGCGGCCGCGCTCGAAGCCCTGTACCAGGAGTTCTCGCGTAGCCGCGAGGACGGCGTGATTGCCGAGGTGGAACAGGCGGTCGCGCTCGCCTCGCAGCAACTGCAGATCGCCGGCAACGTCGAGGCGGCGCTGATCGCGCTGCAGGAGGCCGAGGCCCGGCTCGCCATCCATGACCGCGGCCAACTCGCCTCGCTGCGTCGTGCGCTGGCGAAGGACATCGACGAGCTCCGCCTGCAGCCTGTGCTGGACGTGTCCGGCCTCAGCCTGCGCCTCGAGCGCCTGCTCGAGCGCGCGGACGCGCTGCCCTTCGCCTTCGAAGGCCAGCTGCCGGTCGAGGCGGCGGTCGGCAGCGAGATGGGGCCCGCCGACAGCGGCGGCCTGGCGGGCTGGATGGCCGGCGCATGGCGCTTCACCCAGGCGCTGGCGGCCGATGTCTGGCATGAGGTGCGCACCCTGGTGCGTGTAGAACGCCTCGACCAGGACGATCCGGTGCTGCTCGCGCCGGCGCAGAACACCTTCCTGCGCGAGAACCTGAAGATCCGCCTGCTCACCGCCCGTCTCGCCCTGCTGGCGCGCGACGGCCGCACCTACGAGGCCGATCTCGGCCAGGCCCGTGCCTGGGCCGAGCGTTTCTTCGACCTGCGCGACGATCGCGTCCAGGCGGCGCTGAACGAACTCAAGGAGCTGGAAGCGGTGAAGGTGCGCTACGAGCCGCCCGATCTCAGCGAGACCTTCACCGCGCTGCGCACGGTGCAGGTGCGCAGCGGCCGCCCGCCGCTGCCGTCCGAGCCGGTAAAGCCGTCTGAGCCGGCGCCTGCCGCCACAGTGGAAGCGCCGAGTGCAGTGTCTGCAGCCGGCAGCCCCGCGGCCACCGACGCTGCCGCCACCGAGGCGGCGCCTGCCGCTTCGTCCGTGGCGCCGGCGGCGGAAGCTGCGCCCGCGGCTGCGAGCGAGTGAGGGGCCGACGATGCGCGCACTGATCTGGCTGATCGGCATCTTCGCCCTCGCCGTGGGCGTGGCGATGATTGCCGGGGTGAATGACGGCTACGTCCTGGTGGTGTTGTCGCCGTGGCGGGCACAGATTTCCCTGAACCTCTTCATCGTGCTGCTGGTGGCCGGCGTGTTGCTGATCCACCTCGCGCTGCGGGTGTTCACCCGCACGCTGGCGCTGCCGTCCCGGGTTGCGCAGTGGCGCGAGCGCCGCCGCCGCGAGAAGGCGGACAAGGCGCTGCACGGCGCGATCAACGCGCTCTTCGAGGGACGTTTCGCGCAGTCGCTGAAGTCGGCGTCGACCGCCTACGCCGCGACCGAGGGCTCGTCGATGGCGGCGCTGGTCGCCGCGCGCGCCGCCCATGCCCTGCAGGACGAGACGCGCTACCGCGAATGGCTCGATCACGCGGCCGAGCAGGGCAAGGAAAGCGAGGTCGCGCGCCTGATGACCGAGGCCGAGCTGGCGATCGAGAGCCGGCAGTTCGATGTCGCCGCCTCCCGTCTCGCCCAGCTGCGCGAGGGGGGGCACAAGCACATCGCGATGCTGCGACTGGAGGCACAGGTCGCACTCGAACTCGGGCGCTGGGAGGAACTCCTCCATATCCTGCGCCAGCTGCGCAAGCACAAGGCGCTGACGGCGGAGCAGGCCGCGCCCGGCCTGCGCAGGGCCCACATCGAGCGCATGAGGCAGCTCGGCGCCGACCCGGTTGAAGTGGAGGCCTACTGGCAGGCGATCCCGACCGAGGAGTTGCAGGACCGCGGCCTGATCGAGGGCGTGCTGCCGCTGATGGCGCGCGTCGGCTGTGCAAAGCTCGCCCGTGCGCAGACCGAGCGCCTGCTCGAGGAGCGGTGGGACAGCGGCCTGGCGCGCCTGTATGCCTATTGCGCCGATTCGGTCGACGCTGCGCGCGCCTGCCTGTACAACGCCGAGTCCTGGCTCGAACGCCAGCCGCGCGATGCCGGCCTGCTGTTCGCGCTCGGCCAGCTGTGCCGGCGCACCGAGCTGTGGGGCAAGGCGCAGAGCTACCTGGAGGCTTCGCTGGGCCTGGAGCCCGCGGTCGAGACCCATCTCGCGCTCGCCCACCTGTTCGACACGCTCGAGCGCCGGGAAGACGCGCAGCGCCACTACCGGGCTGCGGCCGAGCGGGTGGCGGGCGGCGGCGCGGCCTGAGCCTCGCGTCCGCAGCTGGCGGTCGGCGCGGCCGGGCTCAGGCCCAGTCGCGCGCCTTCAGGTAGGTGTCGTACAGCACAGCCTCGGCCGAGCCGGGCTCGGGGTGCCAGTCGTAGCGCCATTTGACGACCGGCGGCATCGACATCAGGATGGATTCGGTGCGTCCGCCCGACTGCAGGCCGAACAGGGTGCCGCGGTCGAACACCAGGTTGAATTCCACGTAGCGGCCGCGACGATAGGCCTGGAAATCGCGTTCGCGCTCGCCGTAGGGCGTGTCCCTGCGGCGTTCGACGATGGGCAGGTAGGCGCCCAGGAAGGCCTCGCCGACCGACCTGGTCAGGCCGAAGGCGGTGTCGAAGTCCGTGCTGCCGTCGGCGCCCAGGTCGTCGAAGAACAGCCCGCCCACGCCGCGCGGCTCGTTGCGATGCTTGAGGAAGAAGTAGCGGTCGCACCAGTCCTTCAGGCGGGCGTATTCGGCCTCGCCGCCGAAGGGCAGGACCGCCGCCTTGCAGGTGGCGTGGAAGTGGCGGACGTCTTCCTCGAAGGGGTAGTAGGGCGTCAGGTCCATGCCTCCGCCGAACCACCACACTGGCGCCTTGCCCTCGGCGAGCGCCACGAAGCAGCGCACGTTCATGTGCACCGTGGGGCAGTACGGGTTGCGCGGATGCAATACCAGCGACACGCCCATGGCCTCGAAGCGGCGTCCGGCGAGCTCGGGACGGTGCGCGGTGGCCGAGGCGGGCATGCCGTCGCCCATCACGTGCGAGAAGTTGACGCCACCGCGCTCGAAGAAGGCGCCGTCCTCGATGACGCGGGTCAGGCCGCCCCCGCCGCCGGGGCGCTCCCAGCCGTCGCTGCGGAAGGCCTGGCCGTCGAAGGCCTCGAGGCGGGCGACGATGTCCTGCTGCAGCCCGGTGAACCAGGGCTTGACGGTGCGCGGATCCATTCAGGTCTTGCGCCCGATCGCGCGGTGGCCGATGTCGCGGCGGTACTGGCGGCCCTCGAACACGATCGCGTCGGCGACCTCGTAGGCGCGCTTCTGCGCAGTGCGGGCGTTGTCGCCGAGCGCGGTCACGCACAGCACGCGGCCACCGGCGGTGACGATCTGGCCGTCCTTGTCCGCGGTGCCGGCGTGGAACACGTGTGCATCGTCCTGCTCGACGGCGGGCAGACCGGTGATCGGGTCGCCCTTGCGCGGATTCTCGGGGTAGCCGGCGGCGGCCAGCACCACGCCGAGCGCGAAGCGGCGGTCCCATTCGGCCTCGACCTGGTCGAGCTTGCCGGCGATGGCGGCTTCGATCAGGTCGGCGAGGTCGGTCTTGAGCCGCATCATGATCGGCTGGGTCTCGGGGTCGCCCATGCGGCAGTTGAATTCGACCACCCGCGGCTTGCCTTCGCCGTCGATCATCAGGCCGGCGTAGAGGAAGCCGGTGTAGGGCAGGCCGTCGGCGGCCATGCCGGCCAGCGTCGGGTTGATGATCTCGCGCATCACACGCGCATGGACGTCGGGGGTGACCACCGGGGCGGGCGAGTAGGCGCCCATGCCGCCGGTGTTGGGACCCAGGTCGCCGTCCTTGAGGCGCTTGTGGTCCTGGCTGGTGGCGAGCGCGAGCGCGTGCCTGCCGTCGGCCATGACGATGAAGCTGGCTTCCTCGCCCTCCATGAACTCCTCGATCACGACGCGCGCGCCCGCATCGCCCATGCGGTTGTCGAGCAGCATCATGTCGATCGCGGCATGGGCCTCATCGGCGTTCATCGCCACCACCACGCCCTTGCCCGCGGCCAGGCCGTCGGCCTTGATCACGATCGGCGCGCCTTCGGCATCGATGTAGGCGTGTGCCGCGGCAGCATCGGAGAAGGTCCGGTACTTCGCGGTCGGGATGTTATGGCGGACCAGGAACTGCTTGGCGAAGTCCTTGGAGCTCTCGAGCTGGGCTGCGGCCCTGGTCGGGCCGAAGATCGGCAGGCCGGCGACGCGGAACGCATCGACCACGCCGGCGGCCAGCGGTGCCTCGGGGCCGACCACCGTGAACGCGACCTGTTCGCGCCGGGCGAGCTCGACCAGCTCCGCAATGTCGGTGACCGGCACGTTCTGCAGCAGCATCTCGGCAGCGGTGCCCGGATTGCCTGGCGCGACCAGCACGCGGGTGACCTTGGGCGACTGGGCGAGTTTCCAGGCTAGCGCGTGTTCGCGGCCGCCGGAACCGATGACGAGGACTTTCATGTGCTGCTCCGTGTTTCTGCGGGGAACGTTCTTGTTAGTGGCGGAAGTGGCGGAAGCCGGTGAACACCATGGCGATGTTCTGCTCGTCGGCGGCGGCGATCACCTCTTCGTCGCGCATCGAGCCGCCGGGCTGGATCACCGCGGTGGCGCCGGCCTGGGCGAGCACGTCGAGGCCGTCGCGGAAGGGGAAGAAGGCGTCCGAGGCGACCACGCAGCCGGCGATCTGCAGGCCGGCGTTCTCGGCCTTGATCTTGGCGATGCGGGCGGAGTCGACCCGGCTCATCTGACCGGCGCCGACGCCGACGGTCATGCCGTCCTTGCAATACACGATGGCGTTCGACTTGACGTACTTGGCCACGCGCCAGGCGAACAGCATGTCGCGCATTTCCGCTTCGGTAGGTGCGCGCTTGGTCACCACCTTGAGGTCGGCGATCTGGATGCGGGCCTCGTCGGCACTCTGCACCAGCAGACCGCCGCCCACGCGCTTGTAGTCGAAGGCGCCGGCGGGCTGGCCGAGCGGGCAACTGAGCACGCGCACGTTCTTCTTGCTGGCGAGCAGCTCGAGCGCGTCGGCGGTGTAGGACGGGGCGATCAGCACTTCGAGGAACTGCGCCGACACGGCTTCGGCCGCGGCGCGGTCGACCTCGCCGTTGAAGGCGATGATGCCGCCGAAGGCCGAGGTGGGGTCGGTGGAGAAGGCTTTCTTGTAGGCCTCGAGTGCGCTGGCAGCGACGGCCACGCCACAGGGGTTGGCGTGCTTGACGATGACGCAGGCGGCGGCGGAGCCGTCGAAGGCCTTCACGCATTCCCAGGCCGCATCGGCGTCGGCGATGTTGTTGTACGACAGTTCCTTGCCCTGCAGCTGGCTGTAGCCGGCGATGCCGCCCTCGGCCGCGCCGGGCTGGCGGTAGAAGGCCGCGGACTGGTGCGGGTTCTCGCCGTAGCGCAGGTCCTGCACCTTGTCGAAGGCCAGCTGCAGGCGCTCGGGATAGGTCTGCAGGGACACGTCGCCGGCCTCGTTGGTGACCAGCGCGGTGAGGTAGTTGGAGATGGCCGAGTCGTAGCGCGCGGTGTGGGTGAAGGCCTTCACCGCGAGCGCGAAGCGGGTCTTGTGGCTGAGCTTGCCGGTGTTGGCCTTGAGTTCGGCGACGATGCCGGCGTAGTCCTCGGGGTCGGTCACGATGCCGACGCCGCCTTCCTCGTTGCCGTGGTTCTTGGCCGCGGCACGCACCATGGTGGGGCCGCCGATGTCGATGTTCTCGATCGCGTCCTCCAGCGAGCAGTCGGGCTTGGCCACGGTCTGCTGGAAGGGATAGAGGTTCACGACCACGAGGTCGATGCGGCCGATGTCGTGGGCGGCGATCGTCTCCATGTGCTCGGCGAGGTCGCGGCGGGCAAGGATGCCGCCATGCACCTTCGGATGCAGGGTCTTGACGCGGCCGTCGAGCATCTCGGGGAAGCCGGTGTGCTCGGAGACGTCGGTGACCGGCAGGCCGGCTTCGCGCAGCAGGCTGGCGGTGCCGCCGGTCGACAGCAGCTTGATGCCGAGGGCGGAAAGCTCGCGGGCGAAGTCGAGCACGCCGCGTTTGTCGGAGACACTGATCAGGGCTTGGGTCACGTTCATCGTTTTGGGCCGGAGACTAGGATTGGATCGGGGATGGTTGGATCGAGAACTCTGTGCTCGAAGGCGGCACCTTGCGGTCGGCGCCGCTCAGAGCAGTTCGTAATCGGTCAGCTTGCGGCGCAGCGTGTTGCGGTTGATGCCGAGCATCTCGGCCGCCACCGTCTGGTTGCCGTTGGCGCGCTGGAGCACGAACTCCAGCATCGGGCGCTCGACGTTGCGGATCACCATGTCGTGGATTGCGGCGGGTTTCTCGCCGTCGAGGTCGCGGAAATACTGGTCCAGCGTGCGGACGACGGCGTCCGCGATCTCGTTGCTGCGACTCATGCTGCGAGTTCCTGCGGGTATTCGGCTTGCGGATCCGCCTCGTAGCTCAGGCGCGCGTCGGCTTCGGCGAGCTGGCCGAAGAAGTCGTCGACCGCGGCGAGCTGGGCGGGGATGTCGGGGATCTGGTTCATCGCACGGCGGAAGGCGGCCGAGCCGACCAGGCCCTTGGTGTACCAGGAGATGTGCTTGCGCGCGATCTTCACGCCGCGATCGTCGCCGTAGAAGGCGTAGAGGTCGGCGAGGTGCTCGCGACAGACCTGATGAATCTCGCTCACCAGCGGCGCGGGCAGCAGCTCGCCGGTGGCGAGGAAATGCTCGATCTCGCGGAAGATCCACGGCCGGCCCTGTGCCGCGCGCCCGATCATGACGCCGTCGACGCCGGTGTAGTCGAGCACGTACTTGGCCTTCTGCGGGCTGGTGATGTCGCCGTTGGCGATCACCGGGATCTTCACCAGCGTCTTGACGTGGGCGATGGTGTCGTACTCGGCTTCGCCCATGTACTGGTCGGCGCGCGTGCGGCCGTGGATGGCGATGGCGCGGATGCCGGAGTCCTCGGCGATGCGGGCGATCGTCGGTGCGTTCTTGTTGGCGCGGTTCCAGCCGGTGCGGAACTTGAGCGTGACCGGGGTATCCGGCACGGCCTCGACCACCGCCTCGAGGATGCGCGCGACCAGCGGCTCGTCCTGCATCAGCGCCGAGCCGGCCATCACGTTGCACACCTTCTTGGCCGGGCAGCCCATGTTGATGTCGATGATCTGCGCGCCGTTATCGGCGTTGTACTTCGCGGCCTCGGCCATCATCGCCGGGTCGGCGCCGGCGATCTGCACCGAGATCGGATCGACCTCGCCGGTGTGATCGGCGCGGCGGCGGGTCTTCTCGCTGCCGTAGAGCAGGGAGTTGGAGGTGACCATCTCGGACACGGCAACGCCGGCCCCCAGTTTCTTGCACAACTGGCGGAAAGGACGGTCCGTCACCCCGGCCATGGGGGCGACGAAAAGATTGTTGCGCAAGGTGAAGCCGGCGAACTGCATGGTCGGAAGGGCAGGCGAAAACGGCGCATTTTACCCTATCGATCCTGTGCGTGCGCCCGATGGGGCGCGCGCGCAACACGGCGTTGGC
This genomic stretch from Thauera sp. GDN1 harbors:
- a CDS encoding LytTR family DNA-binding domain-containing protein, which gives rise to MRESIKQKPDRLAAAGAAEWPGALRVLIVDDEAPARARLRDLLGDIAASRPTRIVGMAANGMEALRLLEAEPADVVLADIRMPVMDGVELARHLGRLASPPAVVFVTAYDQYAVQAFELAAVDYLLKPVRAERLAAALARAEARRPVADDAALVGLAPAERQHFSVGERGRILLLPVGEVLYLRAELKYVTARTAEREYVLDESLVQLEEEFPRRFLRLHRNCLVARDAVHGAERAGEPDGGDAHWAVLIRGVPERLPVSRRQWPVVRQMLGL
- the ppc gene encoding phosphoenolpyruvate carboxylase, which produces MTQDKDAPLREDIRLLGRLLGDTVRDQQGAAAFELIERIRQNSVRFRRDDDIAARRELEAILDALSREQTIQVVRAFSYFSHLANIAEDQHHIRRSRAHLIAGSAPREGSLAHALEQALASGTTDAESLLGFFDTALVSPVLTAHPTEVQRKSILNCETVLARLLDERDRMQLTPEEAEANLEALRRAVLTLWQTRMLRTAKLSVIDEVNNGLSYFETTFLRELPRLYASLEDRLAAADPALGAPELAAFLQVGSWIGGDRDGNPFVTAEVLERALAMQCAVALGYYLDELHILGSQLSLGIGLVSASDALLALAEASPDHSPHRSDEPYRRAISGIYARLAATHRALLGHAPARHAVAEATPYPDATALAADLEVLHRSLVANGSAALARGRLRHLRRAVKVFGFHLAPIDLRQNSDVHERVVAELLEVARPGSAYSSLDEAARCALLLEELATARPLASPHVRYADETEGELAIFRAARRAHQRYGAGAIRNCIISKTDDVSDLLELAVLLKEAGLLRPLENALDVNIVPLFETIGDLENAAEVMDRIFALPAYRALLESRAQTQEVMLGYSDSNKDGGFLTSGWALYKAEGELVDTFARHGVRLRLFHGRGGSVGRGGGPSYQAILAQPEGAVQGQIRLTEQGEVIGAKYGNPEVGRRNLEVLVAATLETSLRPASASPTPPAFLDAMQALSDAAFAAYRGLVYETEGFERYFWESTVISEIAALNIGSRPASRKKSTAIEDLRAIPWVFSWSQCRVMLPGWYGFGSAVRDFLAARPDDGLALLQRMSREWPFFQTLLSNMDMVLAKTDLAIASRYAELVKDVALREAIFSRIRAEHQATVEAVLQITGQRELLDGNPLLKRSIRNRFPYLDPLNHVQVEMLSRHREATAGNASTDERIRIGIHISINGIAAGLRNSG
- a CDS encoding thioredoxin fold domain-containing protein, which translates into the protein MPIALSAAQPGLPKAADLGADGAAMRAAKMPMVVLYSQADCSYCDQARTYLVPMAKDPANAQRALFRQIDMDSDAALVDFAGKPSTHRRLARQLGAKFTPTVAVLDADGRTLGEPIVGMRLADFYGQYVENAIDDGRAALAARP
- the hemC gene encoding hydroxymethylbilane synthase; this encodes MSQATPERIVIATRESRLALWQAEHIKARLEALYPGCRVELLGMTTRGDQILDRPLAKVGGKGLFVKELETALLDGRADIAVHSMKDVPMEMGPDFALPCITTREVPLDAFVSNRYESLADMPPGAVVGTSSLRRESQIHAQYPFLAVTSLRGNLDTRLRKLDEGQYDAIILAAAGLTRLGLGERIRSVMPAEVSLPAAGQGALGIECLAARKDVIGWLQPLVDADTAACVLAERAVARALAGSCEVPLGAYAVMREGQLWLRGFVARPDGSEIVRAERAGAAADAESLGRALADELRAQGAEAILADIG
- a CDS encoding uroporphyrinogen-III synthase; the encoded protein is MRPREQAGSLCERIRAAGGEALLFPVIAVGPALDSAPLEDIVGRLDDFDLAFFVSPNAANYAMRFILPRRAWPATLKVATVGKGSERVLRGYGFEHVIAPADGFDSEAVIALPEFAAEAVAGRKVLILRGDGGRELLADTLRERGARVEYVTCYRRFCPDADPALLLQPVARGEVDGLLLTSSEGVRNLRQMLGAEGLAALLPVTVFATHPRIGAQAREAGFADIVETPAGDDGLMQALVNHFGWSLKQ